The Pyrus communis chromosome 8, drPyrComm1.1, whole genome shotgun sequence region TAGACCAACTTACAAGTACGAACATCttcaattactttttttttttgtttatagaaATATGTTgtcataatattttaaataatccaCGCATATTTACTTTTCTAATGTAGCAGAGAGAAAGAATCTGGTCCTGCACATGAGAAGAGAATTGTATCATCagttgaaatttcaactttaGAGCTAAAAATGATGGGAGATGAAAGGTCGAGAATAACAGATGCGGAGAATTCTGCGGCTGCCTTGATGATCCTTGGTTTACTACAATCTGATGCTATGACCAACACCAAAGAAGCAGCTAATAGTAGGATTGGTTATTTTCCCTCAGTACTCTACAGACTTTGGGTTATGATTCGTTGGGTGACAAGGCtgcttgttttttgtttcaaaggaATAAGTCTGTTAGTTATTTTCTTTACTGTGGTCAAATTAGTTATTGGATAGCCCTTCCCTGTATTTCCATATTTGGAGGTCACACTTGATTCCTCTTGGAATTTCAAAGAGCTTGTTTGTATGGCCTCGTTTGATGTTCAGGACTAAATAAGAATGTTGGTCATGGATTGAATGTTAATCATGTTCTATATTCATGTGTACCACCAGATTTCGCAACCCATgacaaggagaaatttttatggGTGGCACAGTATCAAGACAAAACATAAGAAGAAATTTGTATCCTCAGTTAAAATTGCAACCGCGGATGGTGTGCTTTCGTGATAGGAGATGAAATGTCGAGAATAAAAGATGTGGACAACTCTGCAGCTTCGTTGATGATCTGTGCTGTACAAGAATCTGGTTATATATGATACAACTCtgattttttattcttcttcctGAGATATATATGTGCTTTGTATGTGTGGTGGGCTCTTGTACCTCCTgttgcatttgaaatttgaatgcaTAGGTTAGAGGAAAATTCCGTATGGCTGGAGTCCTGCAAGAATAACCATGGATTATAGGAAAATAATGTGTTTCATGCCTATAGGATTTAGGTTAGGATTTGATCCTGTAAAATGTGGTTTGTGCTCACGTAGTTAATTAGGCATAGAAGTACTCTTTAAAAGTTAAAGTCGTCGATTAGGCTTCACTGCTAGCATTAACTGTTGCAGGTGAGGTATGGTGCTTAGTCAGTGCAAGGAGCTTACTTAGAgattgttgagaatgaatcccaaattGATGGGAGGAGATATCTTGCATGAAGccaaatggtatcagagcaccaTGCGCTCAGCCAAATGGTCACAAGCGCTCAACGTCATCCCATTTCTATTGTCCACGTGCTAGGCTTGATCAATATAGTCACTTCCCTCCACTTTGCATGGTTGTTTTTCACAGTAATACCCCCTCACTCTCCCTATCCCTTACAATTTTTACAACGTCGCTCAAGCTCTGCTTTGAAAACCgcccatcttcttctctctccacCTCCATAGCTAGCAACCTTAAGCTCTTTAACCAGCAACTTGGTTATCAAGATCTGGTTCAATAGTCATGGAACCAGAACGATGTGATTTTCACTCAACAAAGACTCCCGCATTGACTCAAACCCACAGTGAACAAAGCAACCAACTGCTGGGCGGCTCAAGATCGACGTTAGGCTGTTTCGTGATGGCTGAGGGAGCAGGAGGATTTCATTGTCAGTCGAGCTTTATGGCTTAGGCAGAAGCTATGCGCGCTGGCCTCACTGAATGCTTGGAAAAGGGGTTACTGAAGATTGAACTAGAAGTGGATGCGAAAGGTCTGGTTGAGATGCTGAAAAGTGGGGAGGTTTTGGATACATCATAGGAAGGTATTCTAACGCAAAATGAATTTGTTAACAGTTGAGAAACTCAAGATGTTTAAACTTTTGATGCAAATGGGGAATCGATTCCGATGATTCATCAACCAATCCCTACATGACAACCTCGGCCACACTGTAttaccctttttcttttttcttttcctataaCATTCTTTTCCGCGCAAATGGGGAATAGATTCCTTACTTTTACTAATTAGGTTGCTTAACTTAATTGCTTTCTATCACTACTTAAGAAAATTTTCTGGTATTTCCAATTCCAAATCCAACTAGATAGTTTTACTTCACCACACCTCAACGGCAATATTCCAATTCAGCAACATGAAACTCTTCTCTACCTCAGCGTCCATCGATCGTGAGCTCCAGCCATCGCCGGAAATGAAAGATTCAGTGACGGCCATGGAGAAAATCGTAGGTCACAACTTCAAGGACAAGAGACTTCTAGAGCAAGCTCTCACACACTCCTCCATCACTTACTCTCCCTCATATAAGCGTCTCAAGGGGCTTGGCCAGGCCGCCCTTGAAATCGCTATGAGTAGGCACCTCTTTCTTGCTTACCCCAACATTGATCAAGGCAACTTATCTAAGCTCCGCTCCGCCAATGTTAATATGGTGAAGTTCGCATGCGCCGCTGTTAAACATGGTTTTTATGGCTACCTTCGCCACAATTCACCTCCTCTCGATGATAAGGTCATTGTTTGTGCTCTCTCTGATTTCTTTTAATTGTTACATACATACTGTATTATTATCATTTTTAGTACTTTTTTTAAGTTGAAAAGTTGAATTTGCAATTTGTAGAGGTTTTTAACTTTCAGAGGAGATATTGTTGGCAATTTGgcaaactaaaagaaaaaaaaaagcatcatacattgaaatataaggaaaaaaaaatgtattaaacTCGTGCAGGATGAaggtttttgtttctttaaatgCCAATAACATCTTTTTTAATAAGAAGTTAAATATATTTGACCCCATGTGTTTTGAGGAAAGACTGATATGTcataaaagagagaaaaaaaatgtgtatataCAATTATAGTCACTAACATACTAGATGAGCTTTTGATTACCAACTAACTAACGTGAACattaatttcttatttctaTGAAGAAGTTTGTAAATGAAACTGTGTCACACAAAAGTTAGTATTTCAAAAGCGGGTCTTTTTGATGTAAGTTTTCATTGCGTATTTCTTGTTGAAATTTGTTTAAAAGATTTGTGGCAGCATTAAGCaatgatatttttacttttgtttttatgagcaatttggtttaaattttagGTTGGGGAGTTTGCCAAAGCGGTATCGGAATGGAATGAAAAATATGAGACGACGCTTGTATATGATGGGACTATACAACCCAGTCATGTTCTTGGAGATATTGTGAAGTCAGTGGCAGCTGCTATATACattgacttgaactttgatCTGGACAAACTATGGATGGTGCGTATTTCATTTGCTTGTTTCATTTTATATAACAATTATGGAAACCTTTTATCACGCCCCGGACCGTATCGGTAGAAAAATCCATATCCGGACTGCGagctaaaaattaaataaattaataaaaacttagTGAAACAGTATGAAAAATTAATTCCTTATATAAATAGAAGATAAGAACTCTTTACAaggctaaaaataaataaatacaaactcTAGCCTCACATATAGTCTGACCTCATCCCGCCTACCCTCTTGACGGTCTAGTTTGTAAACCTGCGTAACAATATAGAGGCGAGTTTTGACAGCTCAGTAGGAACATAACCTTTtcttttatgtatatatttaattttgtagAGAAGGATTAGGCGAGATTAGTTCTTCGTCAACAGTCGTGTGCAAGGCAACACACAGTTCAACTATAACATATTACCAGTCATGGAAATTAAAATGATAATGTGTGAATGCAATGCGACTTAACATCCTCTACTCAACCCGTTAATCTATATAATAAAACGCGCGGACCTGCACGTCCCATACCATACATTTTACCTTTGCAATGGTGATTCGAATGTTCTATTATACAAATTAACACCCTGTAACTTAATTTCCTCTTTTATTAGTTGTCTAGCCAAAACCCTTCGTCGCCAATACCAAATTACCCTAAAAGAAATTGTGCACTATGGGATCGCCTGAAACTTGGTACCTACTAAGAGTTTGGCTCAACTACACAAATGATCATTTCCATTACCCTATTTTTCACAATTCCTTTCGCAACTCCGAATCTCCAACCACATGACACATCATGAATGATTCATAAATACTTTCATTTTATCATTCACATATTCCACAATATATTCTCAACCAAGAGTAATTCCATAGTCAGTAACAAACAGACATCCAACGAAACAATAATGTACACATATCCAAGTAACACTCAACAAGAGTAATCAACTAATgagataaataataatataaaattccacaaaatttaatataataaatctCCGTAAAAGTCTGTCTTATTTCCCTTACCTGGACTCTAAAATATCACTCTCTATTACAAGAGTTCACCACCTTGATAAAATCCCATACATAGCAAGCTCCAGAGTGACTCCACAGTCCTTCCTCCCTCTCTCAatcgatctctctctctctctctctcaacagaAACCACAAAGAAACAACTCTCTCCCTCTCAGTTTTCATGCTTTGAAAGAGCAAGCACTGCTGCACAGATGCCTATTTATAACAAGAAGAGGCGGCCGCTCTCTAAACATCCCAATCCCAaccttaaaatattaatttgtttctCTAAACCCTAACAAACATCTGAATCGCTTTCTATTTTCTATATATCTCTGTATAAATATTCTTCCAGCAAAAACTCCAGTtccgtctctctctcttctttcctgGTCTTTTTCTCTCCAATTCGACAAGGATAGATGTATCGTATGTATAGGTATAGGGGTGGTATTGGTACGATTACCGTATAACAATGTCTGTATTAATTACCATATCAAACTTTTGGTCTagcaaaatctattatcattACCGTGCCAAACTTTTGGTATACCAAATTTTGACATGCCAAATAGTTCAGTTAGCGTTACCATTTCGTTTTGGGCCACTCTTTTGgccaaaatttgttttttttttttttcaacccaaCTCAAGGCCGAGACATGCTTTTGGCCACTCTCTTGTTtttctaaaatatttttatttaattatagaGAATTTATAAAGATTcatttaaaaaagaagaagaagtaaatAGATGGAAAAATTGTTGAAAGAACCTAgcatccctaaaaaaaaaatacatatattccTAGTAGACGACACTAGGGAGAAAGACAATCAAATTTGATGAAAGAGAAAATGAGATGGATTGCAGAGGGAGAGGGAATTGCTGGAACTGGAGAAACGGAAATGAAGTCGATGGCaagatgagagaaaatatgaaatcgCGATGGCAAGAAGGCTTAGATTTTTATTATCATGAAAGCAGATGTCAGAGGATGAGAGGATGATTTTGGATaaacaactaggaaaaaaaatataaagtacATACTATGATAATACtacctaattatatatataaataaataatatagtaTTAATAGTATTGGTATGTACGTTATACTACcggtaaggccatctccaatggaTCAGGCCATTGGGCTATAGGCTCTTTTATAGCCCGAAATGAAGAAAAAACCATTTCTAATGAAGGTCTAGGCCAAAGGAAAAAGGGGCCCCATTGGGCCAAATTCCAACCCATGGCCATCGGGTTGGGCAATTTAAGCCAGCCAGCTAGCCCGAAATGCTGGGCCAGTTGTCAGctagccattggatttgatttgattttttttttttctttcataaagatgaaattttaaaaaaaaaattataatttttttcctataagtATCTAAGCCATTTCTACATCATTTATCACATTCttttcacaatttcatattatcttacctcattttatttcaattcttcacattctttaaactcctatccaaatttttttttaagcaaaacAAACGTAGCAttctgaaaaattattaagattacataaagataagaaatatgaagagttactcatttataaatatgatagtttaattcaattaaccaataaagttaaagaacaaacttaaaaataataaattattgagaggGTTAAAAAATAGTTCCCTTCGATTGgagattatatataaatatggccTGGCAGCgttcattaaaaataattttttttgcaggGCTATAATCTAGACGGCGGCTAAACATAgctccttcggttggagatggcctaataaTTTTGAATACCATTATCATACCAAAAATTTATGATACTGTACAAATGCCATACCATTACCTAATAGTTTTGCGACACAGTTTTGATATGGATGGTAGGTAATTTGGTTAGTGTGGCAATTTAGCAAAACTTCGACCCCTATATAGACATACCCCAATCCTAACTTACACCGCCCAAAGCTACAGATAACTatagataaaataatataaaataatctTATTTTTAATCACCaatgaaataatataaaatataaataacatatatacataaatcAGTGCAACATGAAATTAATAAAGGATGCGTAGTTTCTAGGAAACTAATACTATAATTAACACTTAATTAACATATaagtattatttttaaaatacagGTCTTCACACCTTTCATTGAGtttttaattagggtttggaaGTTTATTTGAACTCTAACTAGTGGCTTTTGTGTTAATTGTCTGCTGTGGTACATTTGTAGAAATTTAAGCCTCCTTTGGAGCCTATAATTACTCTTGAAAGATTGTCAGATCATCCTGTGTCAGTGTTGTGTAAGCTTTGCGAGAAGCACAGAAAGTTGGTTAACATCAAAGGGGGGAGAAATTATTGGCATAATTTAAGCACTGCTAGTGTGTATGTTGATGGTATCTTAGTTGCCTCGGCATCTTATAAACGTATGGCAATTGCAAGGCTTCATGCTGCAAGAAAAGCTCTATCTGAGTTGTCCAAAACATTCGGCATAAGCTCCGAGTCAGTTGAAGTTGTTGCTGAAAATGAAGctataaagaatttgaatgtGCTTTGTGACAAGAAGAGGATCCCTAGACCAACTTACGAGTATGAACATATTCAgttaaaaaaattgtgtttttgGAATTATGCTGttgataatatttttaaacaatCCATGCGTATTTACTTTGCTATTGTAGAATTGAGAAAGAATCTGGTCCTGCGCACAAGACGAGATATGTATCATCAGCTAAAATTGCAACTCCCGATGGCCTGCTATATACGATGGGATATGAAAAGCCAAGAAAACAAGATGCGGATAATTCTGCGGCTGCCTTGATGATCTTCGGTTTACTAGAATCTAACAACATCAAAGAAGCAGCAGATAGTAAGATTGGCTATTTTCCCTCAGTACTCTACAGACTCTGGGTTATGATTCGTCGGGTGATAGGGCTGCTAGTTTTATGTTTCATCCAAGGAACAGCTGTGTTAGTTATTTTCTTTATTGTGGTCAACTTACTTAAGCCGACCCCACCTAGTCCCAACTTAGTTAAGTCGACCTCATATAGTGagaaaaaactttgtttttgtaggTCAAATTAGTTATCGGGGTAGCCTTTCCCTTTATTTCCATATTTGGAGGTCACTCTCGATTCCTCTTGGAATTTCAAAGAGCTTGTTTGTATGACCTTGTTTGATGTTCAAGACTGGATAAGAATTTTGGTCATGTATTGAATGTTAATCATGTTATGTGAAATTGGTATCATACGGAATAATCtgtaataaaaaattctaaatttgcTTGATTGACTTGTCAGCAACATCAATCAACTAAGATCATATTTGTTACTTTTCCAACAgtggaattaatcaatttaaaacttGGTTTATTGAAGTGTTCTTAGTTGACCACGGTCTAGTTCAAGGCACATTCTAACTCTGATAAACTTAGTTGCATGACCATATCTATTTACAAATCATGGTGGCCATATATCATATGCAAAGAGTGAGATAtgtaaacaagaaaaacaacaaacaacatATAGAGTTGTTGGCCGGAAAACCCCACTTCTAGTTTAAAAAATCGGAgactctccactgagtccaatccaccAGTGCAAATAAGGTTCTAACAAAGTACCACATAAAGCTCAATTCCTATATCTGATCCACGGAACAattttacctttgtgcaaccttactTTGCACGAGATGGAGACGTCTTCAATTTTCACAAGATGGCAACTCCTTTTCCTAAACTCTTCACCTTATGGCACCAATACCAACACTAACAAAAGCAAATGATATGATAATGATTCATTGACATtgaagtgggagaatgtaaaaGTTCTAATGAAATTCAACAAATGCATGGCTATTTGTGATGGAACCTTACATTTAAAATAATGTATCAAAAAATCCAAACTAAAGAGAGTTTGAGAACGAAGAGAACCTCTCTCGTATATGAGAAGAAAAAGAGCTCTCGAGAGAATGGAAGAGATAGTTTAGCCATTTTTTTGTGAGAATATATTTTCTACTTCCATTTTTATAGTGGAAgatattgtaatattttgtcTGCTCAATTTAATTACACAGGATAGAAAAAGTTTGATCTAAAGACTGTCAATTTACTTATTAACTTTTATCAATTCCTATCTTTCCCAACAAATATTCTATTGGTCCCAACAAAAATGGTCATACATACCATGCTTAtcttggagagatttttttagagTACTAGAAACACGATCTGGAACACCGAACGTCATAATATAATTGGGTagaatttttttccttcaagtgtctattcacttatattatgacacttggtgtaCCGGGTCGTCTTACCGGTACACTGAAAACTCTCTCattcaaattataatatttCTATCTGCTTTTTTGGACTTATATATGCTTCATACTAAGTAAATGTCTTACTTGCAGAAGTTTTAAGCATATAGAATGTCAAACTAAAACCTAGGATCGATGAGGATAATTGTATGTTAGGTAGAAGCATGATGTAATACGCATATTATCTAATTTGGTGAAATATCTAATGAGGTATGCTTTAGTTACTTTAGGTTGAGTGTACACATATGATTTTTCCACATCTTCCAAAGTAATGTTGAAAATACTTGCAGAGTTTATGTGGTATATTTGACCTAAATTTCCAAAGACATGTAAACTGTTGGAAAGTCTTCAAAATAAAGGAATCGAGGGGGCAACAATATGGTGACCGGTTAAAATTTCGCAAAATGTCCATAATGTTGATTTGTACATGGCAATCGACCAGACCAAAATAGCGGCCCGCTGTCCGTGCCAAAATGACAAACTTGAGCTTCCGAGAAAATTCCGACTGATCAAACGAATGCTAATGATCTGTCGGCTTGCGATTTGAACTTGAATttttcaccctttttttttttttttttttttttttgttgtaggTATGGTGTGTTCGTTTGGTTTCAAGCTTTGATACTATGTGTATCACATTGAAATAACTTCACAAACATGTTCTAAGCAATTCAAACACAATTCCAACTAAAGAGACATGTTTGACActatttctcaaatttttatcTTTAATCCTTGTCCTAGCTATTTCCTACTATATATCCAACGTAAACAGAGAATCAAATACATGATGTCAACTGTTGGAATAAATATCCTTAAGCACTTAGATCTATGAACCCTTAAAATAAGCGAGGAAATGAATCGATAACGTCAAATGGTCCATTCCAATATGCATAATAGAGAGATCTTTAGGACCATGTGATCATCCGAATACTCAGATCACGAATATTGTCCTTGTTGTTCACTCACTACCATCATAACAGAGATAGAAAGGGCAAAAGGGATTCATCTTTTTATACATAACCAGAAAGAGAAATATAAGatacaaaaaaagagaaaactaaTGGAAACACCCTAGAAAACTTTCATTTAACCTTAAGgacaaataatttcaaaaatggcaATGTTGCCCTTGAAAACCTTCTGacagaaaaaaaccaaaagtatCCCAATTTCCAACATCCATCAGAAGTCACATGCTCTTCATCAAAGCAAATATAAAAATTCCAGGAGAAAAAACTATGCAGCATGTTCACATGCAAAGCAAAAGGAGACAAgcaaattcacatgcatttatcaaaCAAAGCAAAAGTCAAATAAGTTTTCAAAAATAGTCCTGATATTTTCAGCAACAGTAGAAGCAAAGTGACAAATACCAAGGAGATGTCCACACCATCCATTTGTAAATTTTATACCGTTGTATCCTCATTCAATATATATAAGTGAAGTTCTATTCATTATAAAGATACATCAACATCTCAGCACCTGAGCATCCTACTCTCACCATATACTCACACCATCTTCATACTCTCAAAACATCCATAGTCTTCATAACATCCTTGTAAACACTTTCTTATAAACAACTATCTTTGTAAACATTCTATATATCAGTAAAAGTTCAAGTGTACATATTTAAGCAATCTCTAAGTCTTAAGtaagcttttttttctttatttagtgtgtttgtttaattaaactTATAGTCCAAAACAGGGAAACACTATTGTAGTTATACTATTAACCTATTACACTGACGATCATACTTTGTTCGAGTACTCTATTATAGTTGAATGATTGTCATACAAATAATTGGACATTAACCAAGGTACCTCTGAGTTCTTCGTACCTCTGAGTTCAGCCGTTAAGGCCTTATACTTGTACTGCGAGTGGCCGTCATGCTGAAACATGTCGAGTttcatgtgcaaggttttatgtCTAGTTGTTATAATAGTCACCCGACTATTTAACCGGGCCTGCTGTGTGAATctagtatcagagccaagtttagcattttaataatataattataatagtaaagtACCTTGAGGACGGAAGTCATTAACACAACTGATATCAcacttgtttattttatatgaACAACATATATTATTGTCCTTGTAGACCTTGTCAACCACAACTACTAGATATTTATTGTCTCAGACACCCAACTATAAATAGCTTAAAGAGAAGATTAGCATATATATCCAAAAGAATTAGCAGGACTTTGAAGAAGCAGAAGTTTTATCTTGGTTATCTTGAACATCATTCATTTATTCGTAAATATAATAATACAGAAGTGCAGTACAAAGTTTTAGAAGCAAAAAAGCAACAGATCAAACTTTAGAGATcctgagagaagaaagagagtttcTAAGAAATCAGTTAGTCATAACTTTAGAGAAAGGTAGACTATAATTCATGATAGATTAtcttaatttagaaattagtgaacctcaaaaaagaaaaataaccttaGACCTaaatagtttagtttgttattttccatTGAGAAAGCATAATTATATTTTGCATAGTGAAGAAAATCCACAAGCCAATAGTATTGTAGATCTTATTATTAGTTaagcagaaaatataaaataagaaaataataagcatAATCATCTGCTAAACCAGTTGTTAGAgtattttcagaaaaattccataaaaacaGTTAGAAAAAATTTAGACTATATTACATCTCagttagaaaataataataaaaatattcaaaaatttcctagcaaaagagagataaaagagcTTGTTGACCTCATAGATAGTAAGCCGAAGCAAGTAGAATTTAGATCATTAGAAATAGTTGAGCAGTTAAAATTAGAAGtccaaaaaattcaattagtgCAAAAAGAGTTAAGTGAACAAATAGATAAGTTGCATAAtgaaatagataaattattagtttaattattaatttaatgacCGATTCTAGAACTAGCAGAAAATATATCCAAgctttgaaagaaattagtaagTTAGACAAAGAACCAGTAGGTTTAACAAATTTTTCAACACAAGTAGCCAGTAGTAATATTCTCATTaggcaaaataatttaattattcaattagttttaagtttggctGAAAAATTAGATCAAGTTGAAGAACAAATAGCAAAAATAAACCAAGTTTTACATAACGCATCTTCATTACTTCCACAATCTTTGCTagataaattagaaaatttaattttaagtgcaaataataatattagaaGACCCAAGCTAAATCCTTTTGATAATAGAAAATGGAActctttaggaaaaaaaaaaaaaaaaagtagttagAGCTGAAGATATTtatccaaatgaagaagatgcacaATAATTTATTCGAAGAGGTTTTGAGAGAACAcggaaaaataaatataatttgtatcaattaggtttatttgaaaatagaagCAGAATTGTAAGTAGCATCAATCAACATGAAGTTAGCTGTATTGATAAATAAGTTacacttaatttaattagtaaagaAGCAGTTACTCATTTGAGAAAATCACATTTTAGTCAAATTCATATAGGGACAATATTAATTGGAATAACAGGATTAATCAGAGCACAAGTAGGCACAATAGcattagtgtgtgtgtgtgtgtgtgtgtgtgtgtgtgtgtgtgtgtgtgtgtgtgtgtgtgtgtgtgtgtgatcaTAGATGGCATAATCACCAACAAGCAGCAATAACAACAGCTGAAGTAGATTTAAGTTCAAACTTAGCAATCATAAGATGTATTCCAAATTATGTTAtgacaattaataaatttagtaaatatattaaaataagcataagaacaaaaaattataatatgaagGGAGAGTATAAAAATTTATGTATTAGCTTAATGTATATTGGTAAAATGTCTGATAAATATAATCAcaagtttaatttaaaatttcaaaatttagttcaaaCATTTGATAATAAACATGTAAATATGATAGAAGCAAAATCCGTAGATAATAGCTTTTTAGAAGGAACTCAATGGACATTACCTAATTTACAAGTAACAAGAAATAAACAACCAGTTAAAATACAAGTATATGAAACTAGTACAGGTAACGCAACAATTAGGTTTAGTAATTACaagaaactaaaaaatatag contains the following coding sequences:
- the LOC137741395 gene encoding ribonuclease 3-like protein 2, which gives rise to MKLFSTSASIDRELQPSPEMKDSVTAMEKIVGHNFKDKRLLEQALTHSSITYSPSYKRLKGLGQAALEIAMSRHLFLAYPNIDQGNLSKLRSANVNMVKFACAAVKHGFYGYLRHNSPPLDDKVGEFAKAVSEWNEKYETTLVYDGTIQPSHVLGDIVKSVAAAIYIDLNFDLDKLWMKFKPPLEPIITLERLSDHPVSVLCKLCEKHRKLVNIKGGRNYWHNLSTASVYVDGILVASASYKRMAIARLHAARKALSELSKTFGISSESVEVVAENEAIKNLNVLCDKKRIPRPTYEIEKESGPAHKTRYVSSAKIATPDGLLYTMGYEKPRKQDADNSAAALMIFGLLESNNIKEAADSKIGYFPSVLYRLWVMIRRVIGLLVLCFIQGTAVLVIFFIVVNLLKPTPPSPNLVKSTSYSEKKLCFCRSN